The following coding sequences are from one Lipingzhangella halophila window:
- a CDS encoding ABC transporter ATP-binding protein produces the protein MTIQAARDPGAPSEGDAEPAVLDVRDLRMRYGSTDVLDGVGFTVRKGEVITLLGPNGAGKTTTIEILEGFRGRSAGHVRVLGVDPTKGDERWRARLGVVLQSWRDHAKWRVRELLAHLARYYRPYAEPGEGKPRDVDEVLGLVGLAEHARKKVSMLSGGQRRRLDVAVGIVGRPELLFLDEPTAGFDPEARREFHDLVHRLADEDTTILLTTHDLDEAEKLSDRTLILAGGRIIADGSADELARRVSAEAEVRWSQDGQRHVHATSDATGYVRELLARNGEGITDLEVRRASLEDAYMALVREFEAGRADAAIREFEEASR, from the coding sequence ATGACGATTCAGGCGGCCCGCGACCCCGGCGCACCATCGGAGGGAGACGCGGAACCAGCGGTGCTCGACGTGCGCGACCTGCGCATGCGGTACGGCAGTACCGACGTCCTCGACGGGGTCGGATTCACGGTGCGCAAGGGCGAGGTGATCACCCTGCTCGGGCCGAACGGGGCCGGAAAGACCACCACCATCGAGATCCTCGAAGGATTCCGGGGACGCTCGGCGGGGCACGTTCGTGTCCTCGGGGTCGATCCCACCAAGGGTGACGAACGGTGGCGCGCGCGGCTTGGGGTCGTGCTGCAGTCCTGGCGGGACCACGCCAAGTGGCGCGTCAGGGAGCTGCTCGCGCACCTGGCGAGGTACTACCGGCCCTACGCGGAACCGGGAGAGGGAAAACCGCGCGACGTCGACGAGGTGCTGGGCCTCGTCGGTCTGGCCGAGCACGCCCGCAAGAAGGTGTCCATGCTGTCGGGCGGCCAGCGGCGCCGGCTGGACGTCGCGGTCGGCATTGTCGGCCGGCCGGAGCTGCTGTTCCTCGACGAGCCCACCGCGGGATTCGACCCCGAGGCGCGGCGCGAGTTCCACGACCTGGTGCACCGGCTGGCCGACGAGGACACCACCATCCTGCTGACGACGCACGACCTGGACGAGGCGGAGAAACTGTCCGACCGGACCCTGATCCTGGCCGGCGGGCGGATCATCGCCGACGGCTCCGCCGACGAGCTGGCCCGCCGCGTCTCGGCCGAGGCCGAGGTGCGCTGGAGCCAGGACGGCCAGCGGCACGTACACGCCACGAGCGATGCCACCGGTTATGTCCGGGAGCTGCTCGCCCGGAATGGAGAGGGCATCACTGACCTGGAGGTGCGGCGGGCGAGTCTGGAGGACGCCTACATGGCTTTGGTCCGGGAGTTCGAGGCGGGCCGCGCGGACGCGGCGATCCGGGAGTTCGAGGAGGCCTCACGGTGA
- a CDS encoding helix-turn-helix transcriptional regulator: MSDTEGTTSRARSSASGERIYNRIAVLRTERGVSRRQLADTLGVHYQTVGYLERGEYSPSLHLALRIARYFEVPVEVVFSTSPFPRIGSGNGAE; the protein is encoded by the coding sequence ATGAGCGATACCGAAGGGACCACCTCGCGGGCGCGTTCCAGCGCCTCAGGCGAGCGGATCTACAACCGCATCGCCGTGCTGCGCACGGAGCGCGGGGTAAGCCGCCGGCAGCTCGCGGACACGCTCGGCGTGCACTACCAGACCGTGGGCTACCTGGAACGTGGCGAATACAGTCCGAGCCTGCACCTGGCGCTGCGGATCGCGCGGTACTTCGAGGTCCCGGTGGAGGTGGTGTTCTCGACGTCCCCGTTCCCGCGGATCGGCAGCGGGAACGGCGCGGAGTGA
- a CDS encoding ABC transporter permease: MNPKLHAVRFGLARGGLELRQTFTNVQDLWTYIFMPLVMLVVLTFMRGNTVPGTDFSMGAMALPSIAGMFVAFGMVTAASALLIEREDGTLLRAKAIPDGMLGYLVGKLSTVTGMTLVSLLVFLVPALFLVDGVAVGGLGRWLQFTAVFVFGLLAVLPIGAVIGSLFSNPRNMGYVMLPVMGLVAISGIFYPVTQLPVFLQWIAQVFPIYWLGLGMRAALLPDAMAAVELGESWRHVETAGVLGVWIAAGLIVAPIVLRRMARRESGSAVQARKEKAIQRVA, translated from the coding sequence GTGAACCCGAAGCTGCACGCGGTCCGTTTCGGACTCGCCCGCGGCGGACTCGAGCTCCGCCAGACCTTCACCAACGTCCAGGACCTGTGGACCTATATATTCATGCCGCTGGTGATGCTGGTGGTGCTGACCTTCATGCGGGGTAACACGGTCCCGGGGACCGACTTCTCGATGGGGGCGATGGCGCTGCCCAGCATCGCGGGAATGTTCGTCGCGTTCGGCATGGTGACAGCGGCGAGCGCGCTGCTCATCGAGCGGGAGGACGGCACGTTGCTGCGCGCCAAGGCGATCCCGGACGGAATGCTGGGGTACCTGGTCGGCAAGCTCAGCACCGTGACCGGGATGACCCTGGTGAGCCTGCTGGTGTTCCTCGTACCCGCGCTGTTCCTGGTCGATGGTGTGGCCGTGGGCGGCTTGGGAAGGTGGCTGCAGTTCACGGCGGTCTTCGTGTTCGGGTTGCTGGCCGTGCTGCCTATCGGCGCGGTGATCGGGTCGTTGTTCTCCAACCCGCGCAACATGGGCTACGTGATGCTTCCTGTGATGGGGCTGGTCGCGATCTCCGGGATCTTCTACCCGGTTACTCAGCTCCCCGTGTTCCTGCAGTGGATCGCACAGGTCTTCCCGATCTACTGGCTGGGGCTGGGCATGCGCGCGGCGCTGCTGCCGGACGCGATGGCCGCGGTGGAGCTCGGCGAGTCCTGGCGGCACGTGGAGACCGCCGGGGTCCTCGGGGTGTGGATCGCCGCGGGGCTCATCGTCGCGCCCATCGTGCTGCGCCGGATGGCCCGGCGCGAGTCCGGCTCCGCGGTGCAGGCCCGCAAGGAGAAGGCGATCCAGAGGGTCGCATGA
- a CDS encoding baeRF2 domain-containing protein, with translation MEPLYRASGPVASVALDTTRTTEDAAHEIALRWRRLREDLAGQGADTATLEALDRVVGGTKGIPGPQGEALFAAGGEILGAYTLPRPPSADRAVWLPIPDTTELVTELDDWISYVVAAVDREGADIYGYPPHGGPTTERHFSGATLHIQKVRGGYYANKIYHRRSELVWWQNAAGIAEEVEAAANEVRADVVFAGGDERARGMLREHLSERTQNLLIELSGGSRADAGAMADLRQAVDEGVRETAAALRSGLVLDFNDDLKRDGRAVQGLSLTVEVLRTAQAQKLLMNAGGDRPELWAAADDPMDLAHEHDMLVAPSGAFTAPASAVLLRAATASGATFTRLDNPGDAADGVGAMLRFTMET, from the coding sequence TTGGAACCGTTGTACCGCGCGAGTGGCCCGGTCGCCTCGGTCGCCCTGGACACGACGCGCACCACCGAGGACGCCGCGCACGAGATCGCGCTGCGCTGGCGCCGGTTGCGGGAGGACCTGGCCGGCCAGGGAGCCGACACGGCCACGTTGGAGGCACTTGACAGGGTCGTCGGGGGCACCAAGGGGATCCCCGGCCCGCAGGGTGAGGCGCTGTTCGCCGCGGGCGGTGAGATCCTTGGGGCCTACACGCTGCCCCGGCCCCCGAGCGCCGACCGTGCTGTGTGGTTGCCGATCCCCGACACGACCGAGCTGGTCACAGAGCTCGACGACTGGATCTCCTACGTCGTGGCCGCCGTGGACCGTGAAGGGGCCGATATCTACGGCTATCCTCCGCACGGAGGTCCCACCACCGAGCGGCATTTCTCCGGCGCGACATTGCACATCCAGAAGGTGCGCGGCGGCTACTACGCCAACAAGATCTACCACCGCCGTTCCGAGCTCGTGTGGTGGCAGAACGCGGCCGGCATCGCCGAGGAGGTGGAGGCGGCCGCCAACGAGGTCCGCGCCGATGTGGTGTTCGCGGGAGGCGACGAGCGGGCACGGGGCATGCTGCGCGAGCACCTGAGCGAGCGCACGCAAAACCTGCTGATCGAGCTGTCCGGCGGCAGCCGCGCCGACGCCGGCGCCATGGCCGACCTGCGCCAGGCCGTCGACGAGGGGGTGCGCGAGACGGCGGCCGCTCTGCGGTCCGGGCTCGTTCTGGACTTCAACGACGACCTGAAACGCGATGGCCGGGCCGTCCAAGGGCTTTCGTTGACGGTTGAGGTGCTGCGTACCGCCCAGGCGCAGAAGCTTCTGATGAACGCCGGGGGCGACCGGCCCGAGCTGTGGGCCGCGGCCGACGACCCGATGGACCTGGCACACGAGCACGACATGCTCGTCGCTCCGTCGGGGGCGTTCACCGCTCCGGCAAGCGCGGTGCTGCTGCGCGCGGCGACGGCCAGCGGGGCGACCTTCACCAGGCTCGACAACCCCGGCGACGCCGCCGACGGCGTGGGCGCCATGCTGCGCTTTACCATGGAGACATAG
- a CDS encoding class II aldolase/adducin family protein, whose protein sequence is MLLEQERRDVCLTARRLVESGLAMGEGGSVSVRSGDLVVVTPEGVTLDRVEAADCPVLALDERVLDGRRAPGTDTTLHMAVHRHTGTGAVVHAHANDTSAVAATLAELPPIHHKAARLGGAVPVTRYATYGTGELSDEVVKALKGKHAALLANHGGVATGDDLARAFENARLLEWLCGLYIRARSLGEPRVLSEDELADVRTRDTYGWAGPDIW, encoded by the coding sequence ATGCTGCTTGAGCAGGAACGCAGGGACGTCTGCCTGACCGCCCGCCGGCTCGTCGAGAGCGGGCTCGCCATGGGCGAGGGCGGCTCCGTCAGCGTCCGCTCCGGCGACCTCGTCGTCGTAACCCCCGAGGGCGTCACGCTCGACCGCGTCGAGGCGGCGGACTGCCCGGTGCTCGCACTCGACGAACGGGTGCTCGACGGCCGGCGCGCGCCGGGCACCGACACCACCCTGCACATGGCGGTGCACCGGCACACCGGCACGGGGGCCGTGGTACACGCGCACGCCAACGACACCTCCGCCGTCGCGGCCACACTCGCCGAACTGCCGCCCATCCACCACAAGGCCGCCCGGCTCGGCGGCGCGGTTCCCGTGACGCGGTACGCGACCTACGGCACGGGCGAACTCTCCGACGAGGTCGTGAAGGCGCTCAAAGGCAAGCACGCCGCGCTGCTCGCCAACCATGGCGGGGTCGCCACCGGCGACGACCTCGCCCGGGCGTTCGAGAACGCGCGCCTGCTGGAGTGGCTGTGCGGCCTCTACATCCGCGCCCGCTCCCTGGGCGAACCGCGTGTCCTCTCCGAGGATGAGCTGGCCGACGTGCGCACCCGCGACACCTACGGCTGGGCGGGGCCGGATATCTGGTGA